From Cecembia calidifontis, one genomic window encodes:
- a CDS encoding NAD(P)/FAD-dependent oxidoreductase — translation MKRTIIIGGGVIGLFTAYYLNKQGVEVIIVDKSDMQDTTSTGNAGMIVPSHIIPLSAPGMIAKGVAWMFSSKSPFYIHPRLDRKLLEWSWLFYRSANAKHVEKSIPFLKNISLLSKALYQEFRNEHKDAVDLEMAEKGLMMLYQTPEVEKEEVEFAHLARQHGLEAEVLNPTDIAKIEPNLEVKARGAVLFPGDAHLSPSNLYNFLKKYLLEKGVKFLPNRKVLGFEKQGGKVTAVLTESEYLSANKVILCSGAWSAELAQMLGFKLPMLGGKGYSFMQDNHPEILQASILTEMKVAVSPYGQQVRFGGTMEIAGTDESININRVKGIFESINKYYPGFQSKFPDREKIWKGLRPCSPDGVPYIGAAPGYQNVWFGTGHGMMGVSMAPATGKILTDLHEGHASTMDIKAFEVGRF, via the coding sequence ATGAAACGAACCATCATCATCGGCGGAGGCGTTATAGGCCTTTTTACAGCATACTACCTGAATAAGCAAGGGGTTGAAGTTATCATCGTGGACAAAAGCGATATGCAGGATACCACTTCCACCGGGAATGCCGGTATGATTGTCCCCAGTCATATCATTCCATTATCTGCACCAGGGATGATAGCCAAGGGAGTAGCCTGGATGTTTTCTTCCAAAAGTCCATTCTATATCCATCCGCGTCTGGACAGAAAGCTTTTAGAATGGTCTTGGCTGTTTTATCGCTCTGCCAATGCCAAGCACGTAGAAAAATCCATTCCCTTCCTGAAGAACATATCCTTGCTGAGTAAAGCGCTCTATCAGGAATTCAGAAATGAGCATAAGGATGCGGTCGATCTGGAAATGGCAGAAAAAGGTTTGATGATGCTTTATCAAACCCCGGAAGTGGAAAAAGAAGAGGTTGAATTTGCGCATTTGGCCAGACAGCACGGTCTGGAGGCTGAAGTGCTAAACCCCACCGATATTGCTAAAATTGAACCCAATCTGGAAGTGAAAGCGCGTGGAGCTGTCTTGTTTCCAGGCGATGCCCACCTTTCTCCTTCCAATCTCTACAATTTTCTAAAAAAATACCTATTAGAAAAAGGAGTCAAGTTCCTCCCGAACAGAAAAGTCCTTGGTTTTGAAAAGCAAGGAGGCAAGGTAACAGCAGTGCTCACTGAAAGTGAGTACTTAAGTGCCAATAAAGTGATCCTTTGTAGTGGAGCTTGGTCGGCTGAATTGGCACAGATGCTGGGTTTCAAGCTGCCCATGCTGGGTGGCAAGGGGTATAGTTTTATGCAGGACAACCATCCCGAAATCCTGCAGGCCTCTATTCTTACCGAAATGAAAGTGGCTGTAAGCCCTTATGGGCAGCAGGTTCGCTTCGGTGGCACCATGGAAATTGCAGGTACAGATGAGTCCATCAATATAAACCGGGTAAAAGGAATTTTTGAGTCCATCAACAAATATTATCCAGGATTTCAATCAAAATTCCCTGATAGGGAAAAGATTTGGAAAGGACTGAGGCCATGTTCACCAGATGGGGTCCCCTATATTGGTGCTGCACCGGGTTATCAAAACGTTTGGTTTGGTACTGGCCATGGTATGATGGGGGTCAGTATGGCTCCTGCCACAGGAAAAATCCTTACAGACCTTCATGAAGGTCACGCTTCTACCATGGATATCAAAGCTTTTGAAGTGGGGAGATTTTAA
- a CDS encoding type II toxin-antitoxin system VapB family antitoxin, protein MRTNIEIDEDLLAAAMKVTGLKTKKATVEEGLRLIVQLHQQKKIRDLIGKLKWEGDLEKMRLDQ, encoded by the coding sequence ATGAGGACAAATATAGAAATAGATGAGGATTTATTGGCCGCGGCCATGAAGGTTACCGGCCTTAAAACCAAAAAAGCAACGGTTGAAGAGGGCTTAAGGCTTATTGTCCAATTACACCAACAAAAGAAAATCCGGGATTTAATAGGGAAGTTGAAATGGGAGGGGGATCTTGAAAAAATGAGGTTGGACCAATGA
- a CDS encoding 4-hydroxyproline epimerase: MKKTFQCIDAHTCGNPVRVVAGGVPFLKGNNMLEKRQYFLDNLDWIRTGLMFEPRGHDMMSGSMLFPPHDPENDFAVLFIETSGCLPMCGHGTIGTITIAIEEGLITPKIPGFLRMEAPAGLVLVEYKQEGKKVASVKLTNVKSFLAAEALEIEIEELGKLIVDVAYGGNFYCIVDPQENFPGLEHFKAEQLISMARNLRQKMNEKYEFVHPEHPQIKGLSHVLWTGKTLDESSTARNAVFYGDKAIDRSPCGTGTSARMAQWFAKGWLKPGEDFIHESFIGSKFTGRIEQVTEIAGKPAIVPSIEGWAKIYGYNTIIMDDDDPYVYGFQVI, translated from the coding sequence ATGAAAAAAACCTTCCAATGCATTGATGCCCATACCTGTGGTAATCCGGTCAGGGTAGTGGCAGGCGGTGTTCCGTTTCTCAAAGGGAATAATATGCTGGAAAAGCGGCAATATTTTTTGGATAACCTGGATTGGATCCGGACGGGGTTGATGTTTGAGCCCCGCGGTCATGACATGATGTCGGGTTCCATGCTTTTCCCTCCCCATGATCCAGAAAATGATTTTGCCGTCTTGTTTATCGAAACTTCAGGCTGTCTGCCGATGTGTGGACATGGAACCATTGGCACGATTACCATCGCCATTGAAGAAGGTTTGATTACGCCCAAGATTCCTGGATTCCTTCGAATGGAAGCTCCTGCAGGTTTGGTTTTGGTAGAATACAAGCAGGAAGGAAAAAAGGTTGCCTCCGTCAAACTGACGAATGTCAAAAGTTTTCTTGCAGCTGAAGCACTGGAAATAGAAATCGAGGAATTGGGGAAACTAATCGTGGATGTGGCTTATGGAGGGAATTTTTATTGTATTGTAGATCCTCAGGAAAACTTCCCTGGCTTGGAGCATTTCAAGGCAGAGCAACTGATTTCCATGGCCCGTAATCTAAGGCAGAAGATGAATGAAAAATATGAGTTTGTACATCCTGAGCATCCTCAGATCAAAGGGCTCTCCCATGTGTTGTGGACAGGGAAAACGTTGGATGAGTCCAGTACGGCAAGAAATGCGGTGTTTTATGGAGACAAAGCCATAGACCGATCTCCTTGTGGCACTGGGACCTCTGCGAGAATGGCGCAATGGTTTGCCAAGGGTTGGCTGAAACCTGGAGAAGACTTTATTCATGAGAGTTTCATCGGTTCCAAATTCACAGGGAGGATTGAGCAAGTCACTGAGATAGCAGGAAAACCTGCCATTGTACCAAGCATAGAAGGATGGGCTAAGATCTATGGATACAATACGATAATCATGGATGATGATGATCCGTATGTGTACGGATTTCAGGTGATTTGA
- a CDS encoding DEAD/DEAH box helicase, translated as MNFSDLGLSPILVKAIQEASYETPYPIQVEAIPAILQKQDVLGLAQTGSGKTASYILPILEELQKKEVNKSRSVPVLVIVPTRELAAQVEEVVRLLRKHLPRKVKSAAVFGGVSINPQMMKLNGTDILVATPGRLLDLISKNAISISELTTLVLDEADKVLSLGFKMEVDEILNRLPKKRQNILFSATMDEAVEGLIGKLLKNPVKIEIQTEEVTPDIIAQTAYLVDPERKGPLLRHLINEGNWQQVLVFASSIRTANNLTAKLNKHGIQAMALHGDKSQGARTEALKQFKAGKLRVLVATDLAARGIDIEALPHVVNFELPRSPKDYIHRIGRTGRAGVEGEAISLITEEDRHHWKVIQKKMKRWVELVDSDNLDF; from the coding sequence ATGAATTTTTCAGACCTAGGATTATCTCCTATCCTGGTAAAGGCCATCCAAGAAGCCAGTTACGAAACCCCTTACCCTATCCAAGTCGAAGCCATTCCGGCAATCCTTCAAAAGCAGGATGTGCTTGGCCTTGCACAGACAGGTTCGGGGAAAACGGCCTCCTACATCCTGCCCATCTTGGAGGAACTCCAGAAAAAAGAGGTCAACAAAAGCAGGTCTGTTCCTGTCCTGGTCATTGTGCCCACCAGGGAACTGGCAGCCCAGGTGGAAGAGGTGGTACGGCTGTTAAGAAAACACTTGCCCAGGAAAGTAAAAAGTGCAGCGGTATTTGGAGGGGTGTCCATCAACCCTCAGATGATGAAATTGAACGGGACGGATATTTTGGTGGCCACTCCGGGACGTTTGCTGGATTTGATCTCCAAAAATGCCATCTCCATTTCAGAACTGACTACACTGGTCCTGGACGAAGCGGATAAGGTGTTGAGTTTGGGCTTCAAAATGGAAGTGGACGAGATTTTGAACCGACTGCCCAAAAAGCGGCAGAATATCCTCTTCTCCGCTACCATGGACGAAGCGGTGGAAGGCCTGATCGGCAAGCTGCTGAAAAATCCTGTGAAAATCGAAATCCAAACGGAGGAAGTCACACCTGACATTATCGCGCAGACGGCCTATTTGGTCGATCCAGAAAGGAAAGGGCCACTTCTCAGACATCTGATCAATGAAGGGAATTGGCAGCAGGTCCTTGTATTTGCGTCTTCCATACGGACTGCCAACAATCTGACGGCCAAACTCAACAAACATGGCATACAGGCCATGGCGCTCCATGGAGACAAAAGCCAAGGAGCCAGGACAGAGGCTTTAAAGCAATTTAAAGCAGGAAAACTGCGTGTGCTGGTGGCCACAGATCTGGCTGCCCGGGGGATTGATATCGAGGCATTGCCCCATGTGGTCAACTTCGAACTACCACGCTCTCCCAAAGATTACATCCACCGTATCGGAAGAACCGGCAGGGCAGGTGTGGAAGGAGAAGCCATCTCTCTGATCACCGAAGAGGACAGGCACCACTGGAAAGTCATCCAAAAAAAGATGAAAAGGTGGGTGGAATTGGTGGATTCTGACAACCTTGATTTTTGA
- the der gene encoding ribosome biogenesis GTPase Der: MANIVAIVGRPNVGKSTFFNRLIEERKAIEDNVSGVTRDRHYGHAQWGGKFFSVIDTGGYVTGSDDVFEAEIRKQVKLAIEEANVILFVVDCLDGLTDLDKEFANELRSTKKPIFIVANKADSPEKSLLAAEFYGLGLGDNEVFPIAAVSGSGTGDLLDEVIKHFPDAGEEDPDAGIPKIAILGRPNVGKSSFLNALLGKERSIVTDEAGTTRDAIHTRYKLYGKDFIITDTAGIRKKAKVKEDIEFYSVMRSLRTLEDSDVLIIMVDATRGFESQDMNLINLGIKNNKGIMIMVNKWDLIEKDHKTMDKIKKDMLEKLGENRWIPIIFTSVLTKQRIFQAIELAVRVFENKTRKVPTSKLNELILPEIENYPPPAYKGKYIKIKYITQLPTKNPVFAFFCNLPQYIKGPYTRFLENRLRENFDFEGVPIKITYKKK, translated from the coding sequence ATGGCAAATATAGTAGCAATAGTAGGTAGGCCCAATGTAGGGAAATCTACCTTTTTCAATAGATTGATTGAAGAGAGAAAAGCGATTGAGGACAACGTGTCCGGGGTAACCCGTGACCGTCATTACGGACATGCCCAATGGGGAGGGAAGTTTTTCTCAGTAATTGATACAGGAGGTTATGTGACGGGTTCTGATGATGTGTTTGAGGCTGAAATCCGCAAGCAGGTAAAATTGGCCATTGAGGAGGCCAATGTGATCCTTTTTGTCGTGGACTGTTTGGACGGTCTGACAGACCTGGACAAAGAATTTGCCAACGAACTCCGCAGCACCAAAAAACCGATATTTATCGTAGCCAATAAGGCCGATAGTCCTGAAAAATCCCTTTTGGCGGCTGAATTTTATGGTTTAGGCCTGGGGGACAATGAGGTGTTTCCTATCGCAGCTGTAAGTGGAAGCGGTACCGGAGACTTGCTGGATGAAGTCATCAAACATTTTCCGGATGCAGGCGAAGAAGATCCCGATGCAGGAATACCGAAAATAGCTATTTTGGGTAGACCAAATGTGGGTAAATCCTCTTTCTTAAATGCACTTTTGGGAAAAGAGCGGTCCATCGTAACCGATGAAGCCGGAACAACCAGAGATGCTATCCATACCCGTTACAAATTGTACGGCAAAGATTTCATCATTACCGATACAGCCGGAATCCGAAAAAAAGCCAAGGTCAAAGAAGACATTGAATTCTACTCAGTGATGAGATCTTTACGGACTTTGGAAGACTCTGATGTATTGATCATCATGGTGGACGCGACAAGAGGATTTGAATCCCAGGACATGAACTTGATCAACCTGGGCATTAAAAACAACAAAGGGATAATGATCATGGTCAATAAATGGGATCTGATAGAAAAAGACCATAAGACCATGGACAAAATCAAAAAGGACATGCTTGAGAAATTGGGTGAAAACAGATGGATTCCGATCATTTTTACATCTGTACTTACCAAACAGCGGATTTTTCAGGCAATAGAGTTGGCTGTAAGGGTATTTGAAAACAAAACCAGAAAAGTGCCTACCTCCAAACTTAATGAATTGATCCTGCCGGAAATTGAGAATTATCCTCCTCCGGCATATAAAGGGAAATACATTAAAATCAAATATATTACCCAACTGCCGACCAAAAACCCTGTATTTGCATTCTTTTGCAACCTGCCACAATATATCAAAGGGCCTTATACCAGGTTTTTGGAGAACAGGCTAAGGGAAAACTTTGATTTTGAGGGAGTACCGATAAAAATTACTTACAAGAAAAAGTAA
- a CDS encoding agmatine deiminase family protein, which produces MIKPTETNTLYFSSLLSSKEEFKSFFEALSRTLNSLKIPFHLLPYTRDIWARDYMPIQIGIDDFLEYRYDPDYLLSTAKQDRGSKTYTGLVCDALGLRTRKTDLILDGGNVVNSSKCVILTDKVVIENKHWYSKKQVIDKLHEDFRAEKVILVPWDKSEPYGHIDGVLRFINEETVLINDCYKDDLNLIQLLRKNGLKTEFLQFTVKKPHRDNWAYINFLQTQDIILMPTLGIDEDEKAFDQLGHFFPTYLKNNRIVPLRSEDIIKHGGALNCVSWTVDEF; this is translated from the coding sequence ATGATCAAGCCTACTGAAACAAACACTCTCTACTTTTCCTCCCTCCTCTCCTCAAAAGAGGAGTTCAAATCCTTTTTTGAAGCGCTTTCAAGGACTTTGAATTCACTGAAAATACCATTTCATCTGCTACCGTATACCAGGGATATCTGGGCAAGGGATTATATGCCCATTCAGATAGGAATCGATGACTTTCTGGAATACCGCTATGATCCAGATTACCTGCTGAGTACCGCAAAGCAAGATAGGGGTTCAAAAACCTATACTGGCTTGGTCTGCGATGCCCTTGGCCTGAGAACAAGAAAAACAGACCTGATCCTGGATGGAGGAAATGTGGTCAATAGCAGCAAATGCGTGATCCTGACAGATAAGGTGGTCATTGAAAATAAACACTGGTATTCCAAAAAACAAGTGATTGACAAACTCCATGAAGATTTTAGAGCTGAGAAAGTGATCTTGGTTCCTTGGGATAAATCGGAACCTTATGGTCACATAGATGGCGTCTTAAGGTTTATTAATGAAGAAACAGTTTTGATCAACGATTGCTATAAAGATGACCTCAACCTGATTCAACTACTTCGTAAAAATGGTCTGAAAACCGAATTTCTTCAATTCACTGTCAAAAAGCCTCATAGAGACAATTGGGCTTATATTAATTTTTTGCAAACTCAGGACATCATCCTCATGCCGACCTTGGGGATAGATGAAGACGAAAAGGCTTTTGATCAGCTTGGACATTTCTTTCCGACATATCTAAAAAACAATCGTATTGTTCCACTCCGCTCAGAAGACATCATCAAACACGGCGGAGCCCTGAATTGTGTCAGTTGGACAGTGGATGAGTTTTAA
- a CDS encoding CBS domain-containing protein: MKSKMNSMDRLRLLFEEQINVMPIVENLFLLDQSNFRDEMKKRNFHSAIVKVDGKWMKFDEGDETPSPIQEEDWMEPDTPLLMAFRMLIKRRRYFIKDEQGNPAYIVTRTDLDKIPLRIGFFGLISLFETHLKELIRKQLPNWEESITQNRLGQARNLYEWKKARGEEIDLVQCLQFGDLGSVFSKKQRFRKFEPNFSRDNWVDMMNDIGRLRDALAHSQSHLGFSWEEIDRMIVFIRGIIDREDPIF, from the coding sequence ATGAAATCCAAAATGAATTCCATGGACAGGCTCCGGCTGCTTTTTGAAGAACAGATCAACGTGATGCCCATTGTAGAGAACCTGTTCCTATTGGATCAATCCAACTTTAGGGATGAAATGAAAAAGAGGAACTTCCATTCCGCTATTGTCAAGGTGGATGGAAAGTGGATGAAATTCGATGAGGGAGACGAAACTCCAAGCCCAATTCAAGAAGAAGATTGGATGGAGCCCGACACTCCTTTGTTAATGGCTTTTAGGATGCTCATAAAAAGGAGAAGGTATTTTATCAAAGACGAGCAAGGTAATCCGGCTTACATTGTTACAAGAACTGATTTGGATAAAATTCCTTTGAGGATAGGTTTTTTTGGACTGATCAGCCTATTTGAAACCCACCTGAAGGAACTGATCCGAAAACAACTTCCAAACTGGGAAGAAAGCATTACCCAAAACCGCTTAGGACAGGCCAGAAACCTATATGAATGGAAAAAAGCAAGGGGGGAAGAAATCGACCTGGTTCAATGCTTGCAATTTGGAGATTTGGGTTCGGTTTTTTCCAAAAAACAACGCTTCCGCAAATTTGAACCTAATTTTAGCCGGGACAATTGGGTGGATATGATGAATGATATCGGACGTTTAAGGGATGCATTGGCCCATTCCCAGTCCCACTTAGGTTTTTCCTGGGAAGAAATTGACCGGATGATTGTTTTTATCAGGGGAATAATTGACCGCGAAGATCCAATTTTTTAG
- a CDS encoding ATP-binding protein: MKFYDREEELVFLEKQEQRSRVSAQLTLVIGRRRIGKTSLLKKSIQGKKALYFFIAKKSETLLVEEFSEIIRTNLNISWYGELKSFKDIFWVLMDHAEKESFTLVIDEFQEFLNINSSVFSDMQNIWDSKKEVAKINLIICGSIYSMMKRIFEDSREPLFARATGKIQLQPFGTNTIKEILADHKPDLAPFDLLAIFTLTGGVAKYLENMVNASAFNLDAMLNEIFQSNSIMLEEGKHVLIEEFGKDYSTYFSILSLIASSKTSRPEIESILEMSVGGYLDRLENEFGIIKKIKPILSKPSSRQIKYRIEDNFLNFWFRFIYKYRSIVEIENFDLIKQIVKRDFSGFVGQALEKYFFLQLKESKLYSAIGTYWEKGNQNEIDLVAINEIEKKLLIAEVKLNKEKYNHQKLIEKSANLLLSFPDFQVAYRCLSLEDV, translated from the coding sequence ATGAAATTTTATGATAGAGAAGAAGAATTAGTGTTCTTGGAAAAACAGGAACAAAGGTCAAGAGTTTCAGCCCAGCTGACCTTAGTCATTGGAAGGAGAAGAATTGGCAAGACTTCACTTCTCAAAAAAAGTATTCAAGGGAAGAAAGCTTTGTATTTTTTTATTGCCAAGAAATCCGAGACCCTTTTGGTAGAAGAGTTTTCAGAAATAATAAGAACCAATTTGAACATTTCATGGTATGGGGAGTTGAAATCCTTCAAGGATATTTTTTGGGTTTTGATGGACCATGCTGAAAAAGAATCATTTACTTTAGTTATTGATGAATTCCAAGAATTTTTGAATATCAACTCCTCTGTTTTTAGTGATATGCAAAATATCTGGGACAGTAAAAAGGAGGTGGCAAAAATCAATCTTATTATCTGTGGATCTATTTATTCTATGATGAAGAGAATATTTGAGGATTCCAGAGAACCCCTTTTTGCCAGGGCTACAGGGAAAATTCAACTTCAGCCATTTGGTACAAATACCATCAAAGAAATTTTAGCAGACCACAAACCGGATTTAGCACCATTCGATTTATTGGCGATTTTTACACTGACTGGAGGTGTTGCTAAATATCTTGAAAACATGGTCAATGCTTCTGCCTTCAACCTGGATGCTATGCTGAATGAAATTTTCCAATCCAACTCCATCATGTTGGAAGAGGGTAAGCATGTACTAATAGAGGAATTTGGAAAAGATTATTCTACATATTTCTCCATTCTGAGTTTAATAGCATCTTCCAAAACATCTAGGCCTGAAATTGAATCCATTTTAGAAATGAGCGTAGGGGGTTATTTGGATCGGCTTGAGAATGAATTTGGGATTATTAAAAAAATAAAACCCATTTTATCCAAACCTTCGAGTCGGCAGATCAAATATAGAATTGAAGATAACTTTTTGAATTTTTGGTTTAGGTTTATTTATAAATACAGAAGTATTGTAGAGATCGAGAATTTTGATTTGATCAAACAGATAGTCAAAAGAGATTTCTCAGGGTTTGTTGGACAAGCATTAGAAAAATACTTTTTTCTCCAACTCAAGGAATCCAAGTTATATTCAGCCATAGGGACTTATTGGGAAAAAGGGAATCAAAATGAAATAGATTTGGTGGCTATAAACGAGATAGAAAAGAAATTACTCATCGCAGAAGTGAAGTTGAATAAAGAAAAATATAATCATCAAAAGTTGATTGAAAAATCAGCCAATTTGCTTCTTTCATTTCCTGATTTTCAGGTAGCGTATCGATGCTTGTCTTTGGAAGATGTATGA
- the vapC gene encoding type II toxin-antitoxin system VapC family toxin, producing MILVDSLVWIDFFNGKDADHVEKLYQLLGHELIISGDLIWVEVLQGFKNDSQYQKAKTALESLPYFALINKETALLAAENYRILRKNGITVRKTIDIIIATFCIANNFRLLHAEKDFQVMEEHLGLRSI from the coding sequence ATGATACTGGTAGATTCTTTGGTTTGGATAGACTTCTTCAACGGCAAAGATGCCGATCATGTGGAAAAGCTGTACCAGTTGTTGGGTCATGAGCTCATCATTTCAGGGGATTTAATATGGGTGGAGGTTTTGCAGGGTTTCAAGAATGATTCCCAATATCAAAAGGCAAAGACAGCACTTGAATCATTACCCTATTTCGCTTTAATTAATAAAGAAACAGCTTTACTTGCAGCAGAGAATTACCGAATCTTGAGGAAAAATGGAATAACAGTAAGAAAAACCATTGATATAATTATCGCTACCTTTTGTATTGCCAATAACTTCAGGCTATTACATGCAGAAAAGGACTTTCAAGTCATGGAAGAACATCTTGGTTTGAGGAGCATCTAA
- the era gene encoding GTPase Era → MTEKIHKAGFVNIIGKPNVGKSTLMNVLIGERLSIISSKAQTTRHRIMGIINDEDYQIVFSDTPGMLKPKYELHKNMMGFVHMALEDADVILFVTDLFETDAEIEDVIEKINQSGVPVLLVINKIDLSKENQLEEVTAYWTQRIKADTVIPISATESFNTQRILQEILDRLPEHPPFYDKEELTDRPERFFASEIVREKIFLNYKKEIPYSTEVAIEDFYEEENIIRIRAVIYVERNSQKGIIIGEGGKALKRVGIQAREEMEKFFGKKIFLETFVKVADDWRKDKNKLRKFGYDQ, encoded by the coding sequence ATGACCGAAAAAATACACAAAGCAGGATTCGTCAACATCATTGGTAAACCCAATGTCGGCAAATCCACGCTTATGAATGTGTTGATCGGTGAGAGACTTTCGATCATCTCCTCCAAGGCACAGACCACAAGGCACCGCATCATGGGAATCATCAATGACGAGGACTATCAGATCGTATTTTCTGATACCCCGGGCATGTTGAAGCCCAAATATGAGCTCCATAAAAACATGATGGGATTTGTGCATATGGCCCTTGAGGATGCAGATGTGATCCTTTTCGTAACCGATCTATTTGAAACTGACGCGGAAATAGAAGACGTAATTGAAAAGATCAACCAATCAGGTGTTCCTGTACTCTTGGTCATCAACAAAATTGACCTGTCCAAGGAGAATCAATTGGAAGAAGTGACAGCTTATTGGACCCAGCGTATCAAAGCAGATACGGTGATTCCTATCTCTGCAACCGAAAGTTTCAACACCCAACGCATTCTTCAGGAAATCCTTGACAGGCTTCCCGAACATCCACCCTTTTATGATAAAGAGGAACTCACTGACAGACCTGAGCGTTTCTTCGCTTCTGAAATAGTCCGGGAAAAAATCTTCCTCAATTACAAAAAAGAAATCCCTTACAGTACAGAAGTGGCCATCGAGGATTTCTATGAGGAGGAAAACATTATCCGTATCCGTGCGGTGATCTATGTGGAGCGCAATAGCCAAAAAGGCATCATCATCGGAGAGGGGGGCAAAGCCCTCAAGCGGGTGGGAATCCAGGCAAGGGAAGAAATGGAGAAGTTTTTCGGAAAGAAAATCTTTTTGGAAACCTTCGTAAAAGTGGCGGATGATTGGAGAAAAGATAAAAACAAGTTGAGAAAATTTGGTTACGACCAATAA
- a CDS encoding sterol desaturase family protein has translation MELYAKALTFAIPFFLILIIIEEIAARKMKRHINYGMDTISSLSSGMTNTLKNLMGLSIAIVSYGWLVDKVAIFQIESTWLVYVVAFIGIDFVGYWSHRFDHKINAFWNRHIVHHSSEEFNLSCALRQSVSAIVGIYFFLYIPMAFLGVPGEVVAIVAPIHLFAQFWYHTRLIGKMGFLEHILVTPSHHRVHHAINDIYLDKNLSQIFIFWDKLFGTFQEELEEEPPVYGVKKPVNTWNPLIINYVHMWSLIQDAWRTKSWWDKLRIWFMPTGWRPADVAEKYPWNYWKNAYEQVKYDSKPSQTLFVWSWVQLVVNFAMVFHVLVAFVNFQYLEVMLYAIFMMVSIFAYTSLMDKAKVALPAEVIRFVMGIGLIYWNGGWFGLQEIIPGATVFVGIYLASSLLMAFWVLSREAKAKLDVKPAELVSSN, from the coding sequence ATGGAATTGTATGCCAAGGCATTGACCTTTGCCATCCCTTTTTTCCTGATCCTGATCATTATTGAAGAAATTGCTGCCCGCAAAATGAAGCGGCACATTAATTATGGCATGGATACGATCTCCAGTTTGAGTTCGGGGATGACCAATACCTTAAAAAACTTAATGGGCTTGTCCATTGCCATCGTATCTTATGGCTGGCTGGTGGATAAAGTGGCAATTTTCCAAATAGAAAGTACCTGGTTGGTGTATGTGGTGGCCTTTATCGGGATAGACTTTGTAGGGTATTGGAGCCATCGCTTTGACCATAAGATCAATGCCTTTTGGAACAGGCATATTGTACACCACAGCAGTGAAGAGTTCAATTTGAGTTGTGCGCTTCGACAATCAGTCTCTGCCATTGTGGGCATTTACTTCTTCCTCTATATTCCTATGGCCTTTTTGGGCGTACCTGGTGAAGTAGTGGCCATTGTTGCCCCCATTCATTTATTTGCCCAGTTTTGGTACCATACCCGCTTGATTGGTAAAATGGGCTTCTTGGAACATATATTGGTAACCCCATCTCACCATAGGGTCCATCATGCCATCAATGACATTTATCTGGATAAAAACCTTTCGCAGATTTTTATCTTTTGGGACAAATTGTTCGGCACCTTTCAAGAGGAACTGGAAGAAGAACCACCTGTATATGGCGTGAAGAAACCCGTCAATACCTGGAACCCCTTGATCATCAATTATGTGCATATGTGGTCGCTGATTCAGGATGCCTGGAGGACAAAAAGTTGGTGGGATAAATTGAGGATTTGGTTTATGCCTACGGGTTGGAGGCCTGCAGATGTAGCTGAAAAATATCCCTGGAATTACTGGAAGAATGCCTATGAGCAGGTCAAGTATGACAGCAAGCCCTCCCAGACTTTATTTGTCTGGTCATGGGTCCAATTGGTAGTAAACTTTGCCATGGTATTCCATGTCCTGGTGGCCTTTGTCAATTTTCAATACCTGGAAGTGATGCTGTATGCCATATTTATGATGGTTTCCATTTTTGCTTATACCAGTTTGATGGACAAGGCCAAAGTGGCCCTTCCCGCAGAAGTCATCCGTTTTGTGATGGGGATCGGACTGATTTATTGGAATGGGGGCTGGTTTGGTTTACAGGAAATTATTCCAGGAGCCACTGTCTTTGTTGGAATTTATCTGGCAAGTTCATTGCTCATGGCTTTTTGGGTACTTTCCAGAGAAGCAAAAGCCAAATTGGATGTAAAGCCTGCTGAGTTGGTATCCAGTAATTGA